CATCGGCATCCATATCTTCTGCGGCGGCACTAAGCTTTTTAAGCAATCCGTTGGGGGGCCTGTTGGCGGATAAATCGATTCGCTCGATCGTTTCGATCGCTTTCCATCTTACGACGCTGTTTTCGTGTGTTATTAATTTGCTTAAGGGTTGAATTGCCGAAGTCGAATGAGCGACGAAATGATCGCAGGCGGCTTGGATGGCAGCCTCGCTGTACACCTCGGATGCGACGATCAGATCATTGGCCATGCGCTCGAAAGTGATCGCCGGAGCGGCGAGGGTCGGTGTGCCGCAGCAAAAAACGATTAACGTGAGGGCAGAGGCAAAAAGCCGGAGGCCTTTTTGGCTTTGAATTTGGGCCGGTAGCTGGTCGATCGGCGGGAATGTTGGTGGGTTGTCCATATTGATCTAACGAGATGATCAGGCGATTAATTGATCGACGACGTGTCCGCCAACGTTCGTGAGTCGCAAGTCGAGTCCGCCAAACGCCTTCGATAGGCGGGTATGATCAAAACCGAACAAGTGCAACAGGGTTGCGTGAAAATCATTAATGTGAACCGGGTCTTCGATTGGGTTCCAGCCGAATTCATCCGTTTTGCCGACGACCTGTCCGCCTCGGATGCCACCCCCTGCCATCCAAGCGCTAAAGGCGTTCGGATGGTGGTCGCGACCGTCGGTTCCCTGAGCAAGTGGTGTGCGACCGAATTCTCCTGAAAATACAACAAGCGTTGAATCAAGGAGCCCTCTTGCTTTGAGGTCTTGAAGCAATGCAGCGAGCGGTTGGTCGGCCATTCTCGCGTTGTATTCGAGGGCGCTATGGAGGCTGCCGTGTTGGTCCCAGGAAGCATGCATGAGAGTGATAAAGCGAACGCCTCGTTCAACCAGTCTTCGAGCTAACACGCAGTTGCGCGCAAACGATTGATAAACCCCTGGCCCACCACCAATCGAGGATTTGACATCTGTCGGTTCAGAGCGATCGACGCCATAAGCCTGGAGTGTGGATTGCGTTTCGTCTGAGAGGTCGAGTACATCCGGCGCTGCCATTTGCATTCGAAATGCCAATTCGTAGGAAGCGATTCGACTGGCAATTTCATCATCTCCCAATCGTTCTTGTTGTCGCTGATTCAAACTGCGAATTGCCTTGAGACTCGCTGCCTGAACCGCCCGGGAAATGCCGGGGGGGTTGTTCAAGTTTAGGACCGGTTCGCCTTTGTTCCGTAAGACAACGCCCTGGTAGGTCGATGGCAAGAAGCCGTTTGTCCAATTTGAAGTTCCCCCGCTGGCACCGCGGCCTGCTGTCAATACGATATAGCCTGGCAGTTGTTGCGATTCGTTGCCCAGCCCATACAGTACCCAGGATCCAAAGCTGGGGCGTCCGAAACGGGGAACTCCGGTACTGAGCATCAACTGAGCGGGATGGTGATTAAAGGCCTCGGTGTGCATGGAGCGAACCAGGGCAATATCATCAACACAGGTAGAGAGATGGGGAAGTAAATCCGAAAATTCCGTTCCGCACTGACCGCGAGGCGCGAATTGTCGTCGACTGCCAAGCAGCTTGGCGTCTTTTTTTATGAAAGCGAAACGGACATTCTTGGTGAACGATTCAGGCAGTGATTCGCCGTTTCGTTCATTCAATACCGGTTTGGGATCAAAGAGTTCAAATTGGCTGGGCCCACCCGCAGCGTAAACAAAAATGCATTGTTTCGCGCTGCCTAGAAAGTGTGGCGGTCGACTGGCAAGCGAACGGGTTGGCTCGTTGGCCACGGCCGAATCACGGGAGAGTAGGTCGAGCGCGGCAAAAGCTCCCAATCCGCTGGCCGAGGAGGTGAGGAACTGGCGACGGGATTGTTCAAAGGTATTTCCTAGCATGCCTTGCGTATCCAACAAAAGTATTGCTTCCTGAAAACTACTAAACAGGGGTCCTGATAGTCGAGTCGATTAACGGTCAATGGACGACTCGGTGGTTAGCATGGTCGTTGTCTCACTAGTTGCGATTGATAAACCCATCCAAGTTCATCACGGTGCGGGCGACGGAAATCCAGGCCGCCAGTTCGAACTCACTCACTGGAGCGGGTGGTGTCGTTCCAGTCAGGATCTCCCTTGCGAGTCCCGGGTTGCTTTCATAGACGTGTAAGCTGCTCTGATAAAGTTCCGTGAGATCGTCGAGTTCGCCTGCTGTCGGGCTGCGTGACAGCCCAATCGTGTAGATCGCAGCGGCAATCTTTTGGGGTTGGCTGAGATCTTGGGAGTTCCGTGGTTGAACCGCTCGTAACGCGAGGTGTTTTGCGCACTCCATGAAAACGGGGTCGTTCCACAGGGCTAACGCCTGCAACGGCGTATTCGATCGCTCGCGCCGTGTGCAGGTCGTGTTGGAGTCTGGAGCATCAAATAAAGACAGCATGGGGTAAGCTGAGGTTCGTTGAAAGAATGTGTAAACACCGCGGCGATATCGATCGCCACCTTCGCTGGCTTGCCATGGACCGCGATTGATGACATCCACAAAAGCAAGTTCAACGGTGCCGGGTGGTAATGGTGGGTAAACACTCTCACCATGAATTCGTGGGTCCAAGAGCCCGCTGGTCGCAAGCGCCAGATCTCGTACTG
The DNA window shown above is from Pirellulaceae bacterium and carries:
- a CDS encoding DUF1501 domain-containing protein — protein: MLGNTFEQSRRQFLTSSASGLGAFAALDLLSRDSAVANEPTRSLASRPPHFLGSAKQCIFVYAAGGPSQFELFDPKPVLNERNGESLPESFTKNVRFAFIKKDAKLLGSRRQFAPRGQCGTEFSDLLPHLSTCVDDIALVRSMHTEAFNHHPAQLMLSTGVPRFGRPSFGSWVLYGLGNESQQLPGYIVLTAGRGASGGTSNWTNGFLPSTYQGVVLRNKGEPVLNLNNPPGISRAVQAASLKAIRSLNQRQQERLGDDEIASRIASYELAFRMQMAAPDVLDLSDETQSTLQAYGVDRSEPTDVKSSIGGGPGVYQSFARNCVLARRLVERGVRFITLMHASWDQHGSLHSALEYNARMADQPLAALLQDLKARGLLDSTLVVFSGEFGRTPLAQGTDGRDHHPNAFSAWMAGGGIRGGQVVGKTDEFGWNPIEDPVHINDFHATLLHLFGFDHTRLSKAFGGLDLRLTNVGGHVVDQLIA